One window of the Asticcacaulis sp. SL142 genome contains the following:
- a CDS encoding formimidoylglutamate deiminase, whose amino-acid sequence MMTRSHLWFEQARLTEGWAHKVRLTIEDGRISTVTTDTMPESTDERHAIGLAGMPNLHSHAFQRVIAGLTERRGPSADSFWSWREQMYRLQARIGPDELQTIAALAYMEMLEAGFTRVGEFHYLHHDQSGQAFADPAQMSAMICAAADQTGIGLTLLPVFYAHSGFNGQLPTAGQARFIHDISGFTRLLEGARRHAAHLPDAVVGIAPHSLRAVTGDELTALIPLAEGAPIHIHIAEQTREVDDCVAYSGQRPVEWLLNHVSVDAQWCLVHATHMTEDETLRLARSKAVAGLCPITEANLGDGIFPAADYFSHGGRFGIGSDSNVLISMVDELRMLEYPQRLHHRARNVLATSGGSTGERLFSGALSGGGQALGTGAGLAEGHSADIVSLKARHPSLVGKGDHEVIDSLIFATSTGAIDGVWRHGRKWVSDGRHVARDAITDDYARLMERLLS is encoded by the coding sequence ATGATGACCCGTTCACATCTGTGGTTTGAACAGGCCCGGCTCACCGAAGGCTGGGCGCACAAAGTCCGGCTGACTATCGAAGACGGACGGATCAGTACGGTCACTACCGACACTATGCCCGAATCCACGGATGAGCGCCATGCCATAGGCTTGGCCGGCATGCCCAATCTGCACAGCCACGCCTTTCAGCGGGTGATCGCGGGTCTTACCGAACGACGGGGCCCTTCCGCCGATTCCTTCTGGAGCTGGCGCGAACAGATGTACCGCCTTCAAGCGCGCATCGGGCCGGATGAACTGCAAACCATCGCGGCTCTGGCCTATATGGAAATGCTGGAGGCTGGCTTTACGCGGGTCGGTGAGTTCCACTACCTGCACCACGATCAAAGCGGTCAGGCCTTTGCCGACCCGGCCCAGATGTCGGCCATGATCTGCGCCGCGGCGGATCAGACTGGCATCGGCCTCACCTTACTGCCGGTTTTCTATGCTCATTCGGGTTTTAACGGACAGCTTCCGACGGCGGGACAGGCACGTTTCATTCACGATATCAGCGGGTTTACACGGTTACTTGAGGGCGCGCGGCGTCACGCCGCACACCTGCCGGATGCCGTGGTCGGCATTGCCCCCCATTCCTTGCGGGCTGTGACAGGTGATGAACTGACCGCCCTCATCCCTTTGGCCGAAGGCGCGCCGATCCATATTCACATTGCCGAACAAACGCGTGAGGTTGATGACTGCGTGGCCTATAGCGGTCAGCGTCCGGTCGAATGGCTGCTTAATCACGTTAGTGTCGATGCTCAGTGGTGCCTGGTCCATGCCACCCATATGACTGAGGATGAGACGCTGCGACTGGCCCGTTCGAAAGCCGTGGCTGGCCTGTGCCCGATTACCGAAGCCAATCTGGGCGACGGCATTTTTCCGGCGGCGGATTATTTCAGTCATGGTGGTCGGTTCGGGATTGGCTCAGATTCCAACGTCCTGATCAGCATGGTCGATGAACTGCGGATGCTGGAATATCCGCAGCGCCTGCACCACCGTGCGCGCAATGTTTTGGCGACGTCTGGTGGCTCGACCGGCGAGCGGTTGTTTTCCGGCGCCCTCTCCGGCGGGGGCCAAGCTTTGGGCACGGGCGCAGGCCTTGCCGAAGGCCACAGTGCGGATATAGTCAGCCTCAAGGCCCGCCATCCCTCACTGGTGGGTAAGGGGGACCATGAAGTGATCGACAGCCTGATTTTTGCGACCTCAACGGGAGCGATTGACGGCGTCTGGCGGCATGGGCGCAAATGGGTCAGCGACGGACGGCATGTGGCGCGTGATGCGATCACAGATGACTATGCCCGCCTGATGGAAAGGCTGTTGTCATGA
- the hutI gene encoding imidazolonepropionase: protein MPDIVKCDCLWTNARLLMTNGQGALSIVEPGIIAARDGRIVYAGPGHDHVQADRIINVDGRLISPGLIDPHTHLIYGGDRAHEFRLRLEGASYEQISRAGGGIVSTMTATRAASEAGLIAQALPRLDALLNEGVSTLEIKSGYGLTLDDELKMLRAARALEGLRPVRIKTTFLGAHALPPEYAGRADDYITEVCEVMIPAVAAEGLADAVDVFCEGIGFSPAQTERVFQAAQVQGLRIKLHAEQLSNLNGSALAAQYGALSADHLEYLDEAGIAAMKASGTVATLLPGAFYFVRETKLPPIQALRDARVPMALATDNNPGTSPLTSLLLVMNMAATLFRMTVDECLLGVTLNAARALGLHAETGSLEAGKVCDLAIWDVARPEELVYRIGFNPLFARVFNGVHYE, encoded by the coding sequence ATGCCCGATATCGTCAAATGCGATTGTTTATGGACGAATGCCCGCCTGCTTATGACGAACGGGCAGGGCGCGCTTTCGATTGTTGAGCCTGGCATTATCGCGGCCCGTGACGGGCGGATCGTCTATGCAGGGCCGGGGCATGATCATGTGCAGGCGGATAGAATAATTAATGTTGATGGGCGGCTGATTTCGCCGGGCTTGATTGATCCGCACACGCACCTTATCTATGGCGGCGATCGGGCCCATGAGTTCCGGCTGCGGCTTGAGGGGGCGTCCTACGAACAGATCTCCCGCGCGGGCGGCGGTATCGTCTCAACCATGACAGCGACCCGCGCGGCCAGTGAGGCGGGGTTGATCGCTCAGGCCCTGCCACGGCTCGATGCATTGTTGAATGAGGGGGTATCAACCCTTGAGATCAAGTCCGGATACGGCCTGACGCTGGATGACGAACTTAAGATGTTGCGGGCGGCGCGAGCCCTCGAAGGATTGCGGCCCGTGCGTATCAAAACGACGTTTCTGGGCGCGCACGCTTTGCCGCCGGAATATGCCGGTCGCGCTGACGACTATATCACTGAGGTTTGCGAGGTCATGATCCCGGCCGTGGCCGCCGAAGGGCTGGCTGATGCGGTCGACGTATTCTGCGAAGGGATCGGGTTTAGCCCCGCCCAGACCGAGCGTGTATTTCAGGCGGCGCAGGTGCAGGGTTTGCGCATCAAGCTTCATGCCGAGCAGTTGTCAAACCTGAACGGATCAGCCTTGGCGGCGCAATATGGGGCATTGTCGGCGGACCACCTTGAATATCTGGATGAGGCGGGCATCGCCGCCATGAAGGCGTCGGGCACGGTGGCGACCCTGTTACCCGGCGCGTTTTACTTTGTGCGGGAGACAAAGCTGCCGCCGATTCAGGCCCTGCGCGACGCCCGTGTGCCTATGGCGCTGGCGACCGACAATAATCCCGGCACATCGCCGCTGACGTCGCTTTTGCTGGTCATGAATATGGCCGCGACCCTGTTTCGGATGACGGTTGATGAGTGCCTGCTGGGGGTGACGCTCAATGCCGCCCGCGCCTTGGGCCTTCACGCAGAAACCGGCAGTCTTGAGGCTGGTAAGGTCTGTGATCTGGCGATCTGGGATGTCGCACGGCCTGAAGAGCTGGTTTATCGCATCGGGTTCAACCCGCTTTTCGCGCGCGTTTTCAATGGAGTACATTATGAGTGA
- the hutH gene encoding histidine ammonia-lyase, translated as MEYIMSDLVLTAGAVSLAEWRAIYRGATFRLDAECLPKVAESAAAVSRILSKGEPVYGINTGFGKLASTRIDDADLATLQRNIILSHAAGVGAPSPKSVVRLMMALKLVSLAQGASGIRPETLELMQAMLDHDLIPIVPCQGSVGASGDLAPLSHMAAAMIGVGDIDASGVIMPAMEALTSAGLSPLTPGPKEGLALLNGTQFSTANALAGLFEAEVLMQTALVTGALSTEAAKGSDAPFDPRIHNLRRHKGQIDTAASLRELMNGSAIRASHLKGDERVQDPYCLRCQPQVMGAILDILRQAAETLLTEANGVSDNPLIFIGVGGEEDEALSGGNFHAEPVAFAADMIAMAVCEIGSLSERRIAMLVDPALSGLPAFLTPRPGLNSGFMIPQVTAAALVSENKQRAYPASVDSIPTSANQEDHVSMAAHGARRLMEMCENAFAVIGIELLAAAQGVDFHAPLTSSDALERVRELTRRAVPSLDHDRHFHPDMQKAITLVRSGAIAAVAELKLPDVAA; from the coding sequence ATGGAGTACATTATGAGTGATCTGGTTCTGACGGCGGGCGCGGTATCATTAGCTGAGTGGCGGGCCATCTATCGCGGGGCGACGTTCCGGCTGGATGCGGAGTGTCTGCCCAAGGTCGCGGAAAGTGCCGCTGCCGTTAGCCGCATCCTCTCAAAAGGTGAGCCAGTCTACGGCATCAATACCGGCTTTGGTAAGCTGGCCTCGACGCGCATTGACGACGCGGACCTTGCGACCTTGCAGCGTAATATCATCCTCAGCCATGCCGCTGGTGTTGGTGCGCCGTCGCCCAAATCGGTGGTGCGCCTGATGATGGCGCTCAAGCTGGTCAGTCTGGCGCAGGGCGCATCCGGCATCCGGCCTGAGACGCTGGAGCTGATGCAGGCCATGCTCGATCACGATCTGATCCCGATTGTGCCGTGTCAAGGCAGCGTTGGGGCTTCGGGCGATCTGGCGCCATTGTCGCACATGGCGGCCGCCATGATCGGGGTGGGGGATATTGATGCCTCCGGTGTCATCATGCCCGCGATGGAGGCTCTGACCTCAGCCGGTCTGTCGCCGCTCACGCCCGGCCCAAAAGAAGGTCTGGCCTTGCTTAATGGCACGCAGTTTTCGACCGCCAATGCCCTGGCGGGACTGTTTGAAGCCGAAGTATTGATGCAGACGGCGCTGGTGACGGGCGCATTGTCGACCGAAGCGGCCAAGGGCTCGGACGCGCCGTTTGATCCACGCATCCATAATCTGCGCCGCCATAAGGGTCAGATCGATACAGCGGCGTCTTTGCGCGAGTTAATGAACGGGTCGGCCATCCGCGCCTCCCACCTCAAGGGCGATGAGCGTGTGCAGGACCCGTACTGCCTGCGCTGCCAGCCACAGGTGATGGGGGCGATTTTGGATATCCTGCGTCAGGCGGCGGAGACGCTTTTGACCGAAGCCAATGGCGTGTCAGATAATCCGCTGATCTTTATCGGGGTGGGGGGGGAGGAAGACGAGGCCCTGTCCGGTGGCAATTTCCATGCTGAGCCGGTCGCCTTTGCCGCCGACATGATCGCTATGGCCGTCTGTGAAATCGGATCTCTGTCGGAACGGCGCATTGCCATGCTGGTCGATCCGGCGCTATCGGGATTACCCGCGTTTCTAACGCCGCGTCCGGGCCTCAATTCCGGCTTTATGATCCCGCAGGTGACCGCGGCGGCGTTGGTGTCGGAAAACAAGCAGCGCGCCTATCCGGCCTCGGTTGATTCTATACCGACCTCAGCCAATCAGGAAGACCATGTCTCCATGGCCGCCCACGGGGCGCGCCGATTGATGGAGATGTGCGAAAACGCTTTTGCGGTAATTGGGATTGAGCTCCTGGCGGCGGCGCAAGGGGTTGATTTTCACGCCCCGCTGACTTCATCGGACGCGCTTGAGCGGGTGCGCGAACTGACCCGTCGGGCGGTGCCGTCGCTGGATCACGACCGCCATTTCCATCCTGACATGCAAAAGGCAATCACCCTGGTGCGCTCCGGCGCGATTGCCGCAGTGGCCGAACTTAAACTGCCGGATGTCGCGGCATGA
- the hutG gene encoding N-formylglutamate deformylase: protein MSGLEIHRGDAPLIVAFPHTGTDIPPDIEARLIDPWRARKDCDWWIDQLYAFVRDMGATTVRTTMSRTVIDVNRDPSGASLYPGQATTELCTTTTFDGEPLYRHGWAPDETEISHRRTVWFDPYHAALEAEIARLKAVHDTVVLYDAHSIRSNVPRLFDGELPQFNIGTNNDTTCDPALSEAVKSVCEQSSFSHVLNGRFKGGWTTRHYGQPLIGVHAIQMELACRGYMDESSTVDFDNWPTPFDADRARAVQTQLSHIIAAVLVFAARN, encoded by the coding sequence ATGAGTGGCCTTGAAATCCATCGGGGCGACGCCCCCTTGATTGTCGCGTTTCCGCATACAGGCACGGACATTCCGCCGGATATCGAAGCGCGCCTGATTGATCCGTGGCGGGCGCGCAAGGATTGCGACTGGTGGATTGATCAGTTGTACGCCTTTGTGCGCGATATGGGGGCGACCACCGTCCGCACCACGATGTCGCGCACGGTGATAGACGTAAATCGTGACCCGTCCGGCGCCTCGCTCTATCCGGGGCAGGCGACGACAGAGCTGTGCACAACCACCACCTTTGATGGTGAGCCTCTGTATCGGCACGGCTGGGCACCGGATGAAACCGAAATCAGCCATCGCCGTACCGTTTGGTTTGATCCCTATCATGCTGCCCTTGAGGCCGAGATCGCGCGTCTGAAAGCCGTCCATGACACTGTCGTGCTCTATGACGCCCATTCGATCCGCTCAAACGTGCCGCGCCTGTTTGACGGCGAACTGCCGCAGTTCAATATCGGCACCAATAACGACACAACTTGCGATCCGGCTTTAAGCGAAGCGGTAAAAAGCGTTTGTGAACAGAGCAGTTTTAGCCATGTCCTGAATGGTCGGTTCAAGGGTGGATGGACCACCCGCCACTATGGTCAGCCCCTTATTGGGGTGCACGCTATCCAGATGGAATTGGCCTGTCGCGGCTATATGGATGAGTCGTCAACAGTTGATTTTGATAATTGGCCCACGCCCTTTGACGCAGACCGCGCCCGCGCTGTGCAAACCCAACTTTCACATATCATCGCCGCCGTTCTGGTGTTCGCTGCCCGTAACTAA
- the hutU gene encoding urocanate hydratase, with the protein MNPHPTFPGNVRVIKPATGTQLSAKSWLTEAPLRMLMNNLHPDVAERPEDLVVYGGIGRAARDWDSFDKIVETLRRLENDQTLLVQSGKPVGVFQTHANAPRVLIANSNLVPKWANWEHFNELDKKGLMMYGQMTAGSWIYIGTQGIVQGTYETFVEMGRQHYNGSLAGKWLLTAGLGGMGGAQPLAAVMAGASCLAIECQASRIDMRLRTGYLDRSTESIDEALAWIEESCAAKTPISVGLLGNAADILPELFKRGVRPDLLTDQTSAHDPINGYLPSGWSVDQWQTVRETDPESVAKAAKASMAQHVRAMLDFAKAGVPTTDYGNNIRQVAKDEGVENAFDFPGFVPAYIRPLFCRGVGPFRWVALSGDPEDIYKTDAKVKELLPDNAHLHNWLDMAREKIKFQGLPARICWVGLGDRHRLGLAFNEMVKSGELKAPIVIGRDHLDSGSVASPNRETEAMKDGSDAVSDWPLLNALLNTASGATWVSLHHGGGVGMGYSQHSGMVIVADGTDDAAQRLGRVLWNDPATGVMRHADAGYDIALDCAREKGLDLPGILG; encoded by the coding sequence ATGAATCCGCACCCTACATTTCCGGGCAATGTCCGAGTCATCAAACCCGCCACCGGCACGCAACTGTCCGCCAAAAGCTGGCTGACCGAAGCGCCCTTGCGGATGCTGATGAACAACCTGCATCCCGATGTCGCCGAACGCCCCGAAGATCTGGTGGTTTACGGCGGGATCGGCCGCGCCGCCCGCGATTGGGACAGCTTTGACAAGATCGTTGAGACCCTGCGCCGTCTGGAAAATGACCAGACCCTGCTGGTGCAATCCGGCAAACCGGTCGGCGTGTTCCAGACCCACGCCAATGCGCCACGGGTGCTGATCGCCAACTCCAATCTGGTACCGAAATGGGCGAACTGGGAACACTTCAACGAACTCGATAAAAAGGGTTTGATGATGTACGGCCAGATGACGGCCGGATCGTGGATCTATATCGGCACGCAAGGCATTGTGCAGGGCACCTATGAGACCTTTGTTGAGATGGGCCGTCAGCATTATAACGGATCTCTAGCGGGCAAGTGGCTGCTGACCGCAGGGCTGGGCGGCATGGGTGGGGCCCAGCCTCTGGCGGCGGTCATGGCCGGCGCGTCGTGTCTGGCCATTGAGTGTCAGGCGTCGCGCATCGATATGCGCCTGCGCACCGGCTATCTGGATCGCTCGACTGAGTCGATTGATGAGGCGTTGGCGTGGATCGAAGAGTCGTGCGCGGCCAAGACCCCGATTTCGGTCGGCTTGCTCGGCAACGCTGCCGACATTTTGCCGGAATTATTTAAGCGTGGGGTGCGGCCTGATCTGCTGACCGATCAGACCTCGGCTCATGACCCGATCAATGGCTATTTGCCGTCGGGCTGGAGCGTCGATCAGTGGCAAACCGTGCGTGAAACCGATCCGGAATCGGTCGCCAAGGCGGCTAAGGCATCGATGGCTCAGCACGTTCGTGCCATGCTCGATTTCGCTAAGGCCGGAGTGCCGACCACCGATTACGGCAACAATATCCGTCAGGTCGCCAAGGACGAAGGTGTAGAGAATGCCTTTGATTTTCCTGGCTTTGTCCCCGCCTATATCCGGCCGCTGTTCTGCCGCGGGGTCGGGCCGTTCCGTTGGGTGGCCCTGTCGGGTGATCCCGAAGACATCTATAAGACCGATGCCAAGGTCAAGGAATTGCTGCCCGACAACGCACACCTGCATAACTGGCTGGATATGGCGCGCGAGAAGATTAAGTTTCAGGGCCTGCCCGCGCGGATTTGCTGGGTCGGTCTGGGCGACCGTCACCGTCTGGGGCTGGCCTTCAATGAGATGGTCAAAAGCGGTGAACTCAAGGCACCAATCGTCATTGGCCGCGACCACCTCGATTCAGGGTCGGTCGCGTCGCCTAACCGTGAGACTGAGGCCATGAAGGATGGATCGGATGCCGTATCCGACTGGCCGCTGCTCAATGCGCTTTTGAATACGGCGTCCGGGGCGACCTGGGTATCTCTGCACCACGGTGGCGGGGTCGGTATGGGCTATTCACAACATTCGGGCATGGTCATTGTGGCTGACGGCACCGATGATGCGGCTCAGCGTCTGGGGCGTGTGCTGTGGAACGACCCGGCCACCGGCGTCATGCGCCATGCCGATGCCGGATACGATATTGCCCTTGATTGCGCCCGCGAAAAGGGGTTGGATCTGCCCGGAATTTTGGGGTGA
- a CDS encoding HutD family protein produces the protein MIRFLPASARVSQPWKNGGGFTREIIVSPPGASMTDFDWRISMATVDVAGPFSAFAGIDRHLTVLEGHLRLTVHGNMHPLSAGQGLAFAGDVPAQGEPLGGPVTDLNIMTRRGRFKATVTVVAPQARLLPFVGATVLLACAPTVVCSHKLKVYDALWLDEWPTDDLMNGAGELIRIDILSV, from the coding sequence GTGATCCGCTTTCTGCCCGCCAGCGCGCGCGTGTCTCAGCCGTGGAAAAACGGCGGCGGGTTCACGCGTGAGATCATCGTGTCGCCGCCCGGTGCATCCATGACCGATTTCGACTGGCGCATCAGCATGGCCACGGTCGATGTCGCGGGGCCGTTTTCGGCCTTTGCGGGCATCGACCGGCATTTGACGGTGCTGGAAGGGCATTTACGCCTGACGGTGCACGGTAACATGCATCCGTTATCAGCGGGGCAGGGGCTGGCCTTTGCCGGTGATGTTCCGGCACAAGGTGAGCCGCTAGGCGGGCCGGTTACCGACCTGAACATCATGACTCGGCGCGGGCGATTTAAGGCCACGGTTACGGTTGTGGCACCGCAGGCGAGACTTTTGCCTTTTGTGGGGGCGACGGTTTTGCTGGCCTGCGCGCCCACGGTCGTGTGTAGTCATAAGCTTAAGGTCTATGACGCGTTGTGGCTGGATGAGTGGCCGACCGACGATTTGATGAACGGCGCGGGTGAGCTGATCCGCATCGATATACTGAGCGTCTGA
- a CDS encoding TonB-dependent receptor, whose product MAINTKAFHGLRTRSLRMALLTTSMMAAASFAYANEAADAADAPAADEPVAEVVVTATKRNTKLQKTPMAISAVTGDTLAKVGAMTMDEYVKFVPSLKVSDDGPGRGRISLRGIQGTGEALVGVFYDEAPITGSVGVSSDAGGRNPDTTATDVERIEVLRGPQGTMYGGSAMGGAVRIIMKKPRQVYEGFVSGNYSSVDGGKANHQASAMVNVPLIEDKLAARVVMYEREQGGWIDNRYLDREDINKSTTKGGRLLLRYTPIDSLTIDAAAFVQSTDAVSNNNWNPAYGDYVQESKLLLPYEEDTKVYSLSANWDIGDYTITGSSSYFVAKSIYAADDTTYVASYRTPARCSAYLGVTCVAGTQQYTDYLAYVNSYYPAAIYYPDEVRNWTNEIRVSSNYSGPINFTAGVYYENRDQDTVGSDVLADEATGELIKPIKFIYHRYVDDHLEQKAIFGEVNYDVTDKLLITVGGRFFEYEKSVGGETDIPWDLIGANYRPYYVRRTKEDGTLLKFNASYDFNEDIMAYVNVAEGYRPGGVNQTFGLPDALIPYESDSLTNYEAGIKTGWFDRTLYVNAAIYTVKWENMQVSGRTPNGAFSFISNAGAAEVKGFELESTWTPLPGLTVSGNYSYNDAQLTEDQINSYVTAAGRKGDRITFIPKHKGAISADYSRPITASLKGFVRGDVNYVGISYSELSVANVYRMKNPAYTLANLRAGISPQDGNWEASVFVHNLFDHVAITRLTNSSTTPIGGSAVSALPRTVGVSLTKKF is encoded by the coding sequence ATGGCTATCAACACCAAAGCATTTCACGGTTTGCGCACCCGCTCTCTGCGGATGGCCCTGCTGACCACATCGATGATGGCGGCGGCAAGTTTCGCCTATGCCAATGAGGCCGCTGACGCGGCAGATGCCCCGGCCGCCGATGAACCGGTTGCCGAAGTGGTCGTCACCGCCACCAAGCGCAACACCAAACTTCAGAAAACCCCGATGGCGATTTCGGCGGTCACCGGTGATACCCTGGCCAAGGTTGGCGCCATGACGATGGACGAATATGTCAAGTTCGTGCCGTCGCTGAAAGTCTCCGATGACGGTCCTGGCCGTGGCCGGATATCCTTGCGCGGTATTCAGGGCACCGGCGAAGCTCTGGTCGGCGTGTTCTACGACGAAGCCCCGATCACCGGCTCAGTCGGCGTGTCTTCGGATGCCGGTGGCCGTAACCCGGACACCACGGCGACCGACGTTGAGCGCATCGAAGTCCTGCGCGGCCCGCAAGGCACCATGTACGGCGGCTCGGCCATGGGCGGTGCGGTGCGCATCATTATGAAAAAGCCGCGCCAGGTCTATGAAGGCTTTGTCTCCGGCAACTATTCCAGCGTTGACGGCGGTAAGGCAAATCACCAGGCGTCGGCCATGGTGAACGTGCCGCTGATCGAGGATAAGCTGGCAGCCCGTGTGGTCATGTATGAGCGTGAGCAGGGCGGCTGGATCGATAACCGCTACCTCGACCGCGAAGACATCAACAAAAGCACCACCAAGGGCGGGCGGTTACTGCTGCGCTATACCCCGATCGATAGCCTGACCATCGATGCCGCCGCCTTTGTTCAGAGTACAGATGCCGTGTCCAACAACAACTGGAACCCGGCCTACGGCGACTATGTGCAGGAATCAAAGCTGCTGCTGCCTTACGAAGAAGACACCAAGGTCTATTCGCTATCGGCGAACTGGGATATCGGCGACTACACCATCACCGGGTCATCAAGCTATTTCGTAGCTAAGTCGATCTATGCGGCGGACGATACCACCTATGTGGCCAGCTACCGCACGCCGGCGCGCTGCTCGGCCTATCTGGGCGTGACCTGCGTGGCAGGCACCCAGCAATACACAGACTATCTGGCCTATGTGAATTCCTACTATCCGGCCGCGATCTACTATCCGGACGAAGTGCGCAACTGGACTAACGAAATCCGCGTCAGCTCCAACTATTCCGGGCCGATCAATTTCACGGCGGGCGTCTATTATGAAAACCGCGATCAGGACACGGTCGGTTCCGACGTTCTGGCTGATGAAGCCACGGGTGAGCTGATCAAGCCGATTAAGTTCATCTATCACCGCTATGTCGATGATCATCTGGAGCAAAAGGCGATCTTCGGTGAGGTCAATTATGACGTAACCGACAAGTTGCTGATCACGGTTGGCGGGCGTTTCTTTGAATATGAAAAATCTGTGGGCGGTGAAACCGACATTCCGTGGGATCTGATCGGGGCAAACTATCGTCCGTACTATGTGCGCCGTACCAAAGAAGATGGTACCTTGCTAAAGTTCAATGCCAGCTACGACTTCAACGAAGACATCATGGCTTATGTCAATGTCGCCGAAGGCTATCGCCCCGGCGGCGTCAACCAGACCTTTGGTTTGCCGGACGCGCTAATCCCTTATGAATCCGACAGCCTGACCAACTACGAAGCCGGTATCAAGACGGGCTGGTTTGATCGCACGCTTTACGTCAATGCGGCCATCTACACGGTCAAATGGGAGAATATGCAGGTCTCTGGGCGCACGCCCAATGGCGCCTTCAGCTTCATCTCAAACGCGGGTGCGGCTGAGGTTAAGGGCTTTGAGCTGGAATCAACCTGGACGCCCCTTCCTGGCCTGACGGTGAGCGGTAACTATAGCTACAACGACGCCCAACTGACCGAAGACCAGATCAATTCATATGTGACTGCGGCTGGCCGCAAAGGCGATCGCATCACCTTCATCCCCAAGCATAAGGGCGCGATCTCAGCGGATTACAGCCGTCCGATCACTGCCTCGCTCAAGGGCTTTGTGCGCGGTGATGTCAACTATGTCGGCATTTCCTACTCGGAACTGTCGGTGGCCAATGTCTACCGTATGAAGAACCCGGCCTATACTCTGGCCAATCTGCGCGCCGGTATCAGCCCGCAGGACGGTAACTGGGAAGCGTCAGTGTTCGTCCATAACCTGTTCGATCATGTCGCCATCACCCGTCTGACCAATTCTTCGACCACCCCGATTGGTGGTTCGGCGGTTTCGGCTCTGCCGCGCACGGTCGGCGTCAGCCTGACCAAGAAGTTCTGA